One Algibacter sp. L3A6 genomic region harbors:
- a CDS encoding formimidoylglutamase: MDFNFLSPVSDFVLAHNELLSAQALGRKIKIHSAQQGIPDLDGVQIAIVGVLENRNDINYIGEEFCLDEIRKGFYSLFPGSWSISVADLGDIEKGESVDDTYFALKEVVNTLIKQNVIPVILGGSQDLTYANYRAYDSFAPMVNIVNVDSKFDLGDSTKPIKNNSFVGKIILDQPYNLFNYATVGYQTYFNSQEEIDLMDSLYFESYRLGQISHDITIVEPVLRDANIVSIDLGSVKSSEVSLNQKVSPNGLNGKEICAIARYAGISNKVSSFGIYEYKPSSDDEITSMLVSQMLWYFIEGVNYRIKDDDFSDEYTYQKFITLVESEELVFYKSNKTGRWWIEIPFLSEVNNKLKRHTLLPCMHQDYKDACNNKVPERWYKAIRKNSV; the protein is encoded by the coding sequence ATGGATTTTAACTTTCTGTCTCCTGTTTCAGATTTTGTATTGGCTCATAATGAGTTGCTTTCAGCTCAGGCTTTAGGTCGAAAAATAAAAATTCACTCAGCACAGCAGGGCATTCCAGATTTAGATGGTGTTCAAATAGCTATAGTTGGTGTTTTAGAAAATAGAAACGATATTAATTATATAGGTGAAGAGTTTTGCTTAGATGAAATCCGAAAAGGATTTTATAGCCTTTTTCCTGGTAGCTGGAGTATTAGTGTTGCTGATTTAGGTGATATTGAAAAAGGCGAAAGTGTAGATGATACCTATTTTGCTTTAAAAGAAGTTGTAAATACTCTAATTAAGCAAAATGTAATTCCTGTGATTTTGGGTGGGTCGCAAGATCTTACTTATGCAAACTATCGTGCTTATGATAGTTTTGCGCCCATGGTGAATATAGTAAATGTTGATAGCAAATTTGATCTAGGCGATTCAACTAAACCTATTAAGAACAATAGTTTTGTAGGTAAAATTATTTTAGATCAACCCTATAACCTTTTTAATTACGCAACAGTAGGCTATCAAACATATTTTAATTCGCAAGAAGAAATAGATTTGATGGACAGTTTGTATTTTGAGTCTTATAGACTTGGGCAGATATCTCACGATATTACAATAGTAGAACCTGTATTAAGGGATGCTAATATTGTAAGTATCGATTTGGGGTCGGTAAAAAGCTCTGAAGTAAGTTTAAATCAAAAAGTATCTCCCAACGGTCTAAACGGTAAAGAAATTTGCGCCATAGCTAGATATGCAGGTATAAGTAATAAGGTGTCGTCTTTTGGTATTTACGAATACAAACCTTCTAGTGATGATGAAATAACATCTATGTTAGTATCACAAATGCTGTGGTATTTTATAGAAGGTGTGAATTATAGAATTAAAGATGATGATTTTTCAGATGAATATACTTACCAAAAATTCATTACTTTGGTAGAATCGGAAGAATTAGTTTTTTATAAGAGTAATAAGACAGGAAGATGGTGGATTGAAATACCTTTTTTGTCAGAAGTTAATAATAAATTAAAAAGGCATACGTTATTACCTTGCATGCACCAAGATTACAAAGATGCATGCAATAATAAAGTGCCAGAGCGCTGGTACAAAGCCATTAGGAAAAATAGCGTTTAA
- the gldL gene encoding gliding motility protein GldL: MAKSKGSKKIMNMMYGLGAAVVILGALFKITHMEFGPLNGNTLLTIGLVTEALIFAVSAFEPVDDELDWSLVYPELAGGMGSKKEVVAQNDDAQGMLSKKLDSLLKEAKIDGELIASLGDSIKNFEGAAKNMGSTVDSMEATKKYGAELSLAASQMESLNGLYKVQLESASKQASINEESVENAAKLKEQMQSLASNLSSLNGVYGGMLSAMNK; this comes from the coding sequence ATGGCAAAGTCAAAAGGAAGTAAAAAAATCATGAACATGATGTATGGATTAGGAGCAGCAGTTGTTATCCTTGGTGCATTATTCAAAATAACACACATGGAGTTTGGACCACTAAATGGTAATACACTCTTAACAATTGGTCTAGTAACAGAAGCGCTTATTTTTGCAGTATCAGCATTTGAACCTGTTGATGATGAATTAGACTGGTCTTTAGTATACCCAGAATTAGCTGGTGGTATGGGATCAAAAAAAGAAGTAGTAGCTCAAAATGATGATGCTCAAGGTATGTTATCTAAAAAATTAGATAGTTTACTAAAAGAAGCTAAAATTGACGGTGAGTTAATTGCAAGCTTAGGAGATAGCATTAAAAACTTTGAAGGAGCTGCAAAAAATATGGGGTCTACTGTAGATTCTATGGAAGCAACAAAAAAATATGGTGCAGAGTTATCTTTAGCAGCATCTCAAATGGAATCATTAAACGGTTTATACAAAGTACAATTAGAAAGTGCTAGTAAACAAGCAAGTATTAATGAAGAATCTGTTGAAAATGCAGCGAAATTAAAAGAACAAATGCAATCTTTAGCTTCAAACTTATCATCATTAAATGGTGTTTACGGAGGTATGTTATCTGCAATGAATAAATAA
- the gldK gene encoding gliding motility lipoprotein GldK — translation MKKFILLTTVVALLASCGSNDRGELVGVQGKKWHPEKPYGMELIPGGAFIMGKADDDLAGVQDAPAKTVTVRSFYMDATEITNSEYRQFVNWVRDSIVRMKLAVLADEIGKIPEDGGIGEFAFKDADTANMSVYEKYMFENYTGLGPTGYEGRKLNKDVDLVFDTAEYPDEWYAEVMDTMYLPLEASYNGQRTWDVKKFKFQYSYMDIQEAANNRGIERKDAIKKEELEIYPDTTVWIRDFAYSYNEPMHNDYFWHDAYGEYPVVGVTWKQAKAFCEWRTLQKNSYQKSKKGAAMVNTFRLPSEAEWEYAARGGLQAATYPWGGPYTKSDRGCFMANFKPVRGDYAADQALYTVEAKSYEPNDYNLYNMSGNVSEWVNASYDPSSYEYTSSINPSVNDRDNKRKIVRGGSWKDVAYFLQVSSRDYEYADSARSYIGFRTVQDYMGTQVTKNGN, via the coding sequence ATGAAGAAGTTTATATTATTAACCACAGTAGTAGCATTGCTAGCAAGTTGCGGCTCAAATGACCGAGGTGAACTGGTTGGTGTGCAAGGAAAAAAATGGCATCCAGAAAAGCCTTATGGTATGGAGCTTATTCCTGGTGGCGCATTTATAATGGGTAAAGCTGATGATGATTTAGCTGGTGTGCAAGATGCACCTGCAAAAACTGTTACAGTACGCTCATTTTACATGGATGCAACTGAAATAACAAATAGTGAATATCGCCAATTTGTTAATTGGGTAAGAGATTCTATAGTTAGAATGAAACTTGCTGTATTAGCCGATGAAATTGGTAAAATTCCGGAAGACGGAGGTATTGGTGAGTTTGCATTTAAAGATGCCGATACAGCTAACATGTCTGTTTACGAAAAGTACATGTTCGAAAACTATACCGGATTAGGACCAACAGGTTACGAAGGTAGAAAGTTGAACAAAGATGTTGATCTTGTATTTGATACAGCTGAATACCCAGATGAGTGGTATGCAGAGGTTATGGATACTATGTATTTGCCTTTAGAGGCATCATACAACGGTCAACGTACTTGGGATGTTAAGAAATTTAAATTCCAATATAGCTATATGGATATTCAAGAAGCTGCTAATAACAGAGGTATTGAACGTAAAGATGCTATTAAAAAGGAAGAGTTAGAAATATATCCAGATACAACGGTTTGGATTAGAGATTTCGCATATTCTTACAACGAACCAATGCATAACGATTATTTCTGGCATGATGCTTATGGAGAATATCCAGTAGTAGGAGTGACTTGGAAACAAGCGAAAGCATTTTGTGAGTGGAGAACTTTACAGAAAAACTCTTACCAAAAATCTAAAAAAGGTGCAGCAATGGTAAATACGTTTAGATTACCATCTGAAGCGGAGTGGGAGTATGCCGCTCGTGGAGGTCTGCAAGCAGCAACTTACCCTTGGGGTGGGCCTTACACAAAAAGTGATAGAGGTTGTTTTATGGCAAACTTTAAACCTGTACGTGGAGATTATGCTGCCGATCAAGCTTTATACACTGTAGAAGCAAAATCTTATGAGCCTAACGATTACAACTTGTATAACATGTCTGGAAATGTTTCAGAATGGGTAAATGCATCTTATGATCCTTCATCTTATGAGTATACATCAAGTATTAACCCAAGTGTAAACGATAGAGATAACAAACGTAAAATTGTTCGTGGTGGTTCTTGGAAAGATGTAGCATACTTTTTACAAGTAAGTTCAAGAGATTACGAATATGCAGATTCTGCAAGAAGTTATATTGGCTTTAGAACCGTTCAAGATTATATGGGGACACAGGTAACAAAAAACGGTAACTAA